In Leishmania donovani BPK282A1 complete genome, chromosome 22, one genomic interval encodes:
- a CDS encoding glucoamylase-like protein, translated as MVRVLAHQQSVLFPCECNASQCVAAKPFSRSTSPSDTARLCGTPGGLSTSQSVTMCSTGQRRSRGAVSVAATNGTAMSSACPLTSPESVSVHLSGIYASPPPSSSQAYANGHDQCCSPFPVPGSSRRRCHKTGTAASSPSAYAHVPHQHHLFLQHYSVDGVSGYGSRRGPLLSSSPNLTVTPLPMWTSVPEAACATTTATAVAGQGRTSAPAVTSTAQGASGGASDFSAIARGLSGVALEKQLLHASKGELAQILLELASCNPEASRFIHSKAFFFAFRHEHGGGSVEACKECPAATPATTAAAAAAAAAANKNGQHYALHGGLGSDFTSKTVDTPDGDRSCEQSGALKRPVTGAAALGGAEAAHDHVIARCIFPVEAADDENGDGDGDDSVAKIEHSDPTVAKGAANATMPRCCLYPEDRAFSAELHPCLRWYGACRNATSCVYANVPRNLCLSWIRGSCMADTGCSGVHRLPSPCPPEIRRIYELNHGLARRDTPANACAVGVSLGHFLPIPPPFPVCTSKVRAPLANGSVAAALSTNPNANAPATELAEACAAANEALGMCAAMAEGLGEKVVVHTPTDQSIHKDTFLGGGSTPHRHPHGRDVELCISAMTMSERRGGAHTMTAGDASLWDLSDAAITTNACGPVDHEMLQYTGGILGAGASAGAAAAAVPPCLFDADVRPGGRRGGVVSSAANSRCSTAEGFDSRTNSVNRYLGPQFDRAATAVPHCNDGRPDSAAMGGAMQEQKPDPKKSIKSICDCVCEAKEPLQVVPVRPAGGAAGALIDVDDEGDFSAPAAGTRTRMQSPLYQ; from the coding sequence ATGGTTCGAGTGCTTGCCCACCAGCAGTCGGTGCTCTTTCCGTGCGAGTGCAACGCTAGCCAATGCGTGGCTGCGAAACCCTTTTCCCGGTCGACATCGCCTTCTGACACAGCGCGGCTGTGTGGGACGCCGGGCGGGTTGTCCACATCGCAGAGCGTAACCATGTGCAGTACTGGGCAGCGAAGGAGTCGCGGCGCCGTGTCAGTGGCGGCGACCAACGGTACTGCGATGAGCTCTGCTTGTCCTTTGACGTCGCCGGAGAGTGTTAGCGTGCACTTGAGTGGCATCTacgcgtcaccgccgccgtcgtcctcgcAGGCGTACGCCAATGGCCATGACCAGTGTTGCTCGCCTTTCCCAGTCCCCGGCAGCAGTAGACGGAGGTGCCACAAAAcgggcaccgctgccagcTCTCCGTCTGCGTACGCACACGTGCCACACCAACACCATCTTTTCCTCCAGCACTACAGCGTTGATGGGGTTAGTGGCTATGGCTCCCGCCGCGGCCCGTTGCTGTCCTCTTCTCCAAACCTGACAGTGACACCACTGCCCATGTGGACGTCGGTGCCGGAAGCTGCCTGTGCAACGACAACGGCGACGGCTGTAGCAGGTCAAGGACGAACGAGCGCACCGGCAGTCACCTCAACTGCTCAAGGCGCTTCGGGAGGAGCGTCAGATTTCTCGGCTATTGCGCGCGGCCTGTCTGGCGTGGCTctggagaagcagctgcttcaCGCCAGCAAAGGTGAGCTGGCGCAGATCCTACTGGAGCTGGCCAGCTGCAACCCGGAGGCATCACGCTTTATCCACTCCAAGGcgttcttcttcgccttccgCCACGAACACGGGGGTGGGTCTGTGGAGGCTTGCAAAGAATGCCCAGCAGCGACCccggcgacgacagcagccgcagccgctgccgctgccgctgcgaaCAAGAACGGGCAGCACTATGCTCTTCACGGCGGATTGGGCAGTGATTTTACCTCAAAGACTGTGGACACCCCCGACGGTGACCGTTCTTGCGAGCAGTCAGGGGCGCTCAAGCGACCCGTCACAGGTGCGGCGgccctcggcggcgctgaagcggcGCACGACCACGTCATCGCTCGCTGCATCTTTcccgtggaggcggcggacgaCGAGaatggcgacggcgacggcgacgactcTGTGGCTAAGATCGAGCATTCTGACCCGACGGTGGCGAAGGGTGCTGCCAACGCAACAatgccgcggtgctgcctcTACCCGGAGGATCGTGCCTTCAGCGCTGAGCTGCACCCGTGCCTCCGCTGGTACGGCGCGTGCCGCAACGCGACGAGTTGCGTTTACGCGAATGTGCCGCGCAACCTGTGTTTAAGCTGGATTCGCGGCTCCTGCATGGCCGACACCGGGTGCAGCGGCGTTCACCGACTCCCTTCCCCATGCCCGCCTGAGATTCGCAGAATCTACGAGCTGAACCACGGCCTCGCACGCCGCGACACACCCGCGAACGCGTGCGCCGTCGGGGTATCTCTTGGTCATTTTCTCCCCATTCCTCCTCCGTTCCCGGTCTGCACCTCGAAGGTACGAGCGCCGCTTGCGAACGGAagcgttgctgcagcgctttcCACCAATCCGAACGCGAACGCCCCGGCCACTGAGCTTGCGGAggcttgcgctgctgccaacGAAGCACTTGGCATGTGCGCCGCTATGGCGGAGGGGCTAGGAGAGAAGGTAGTTGTGCACACGCCAACGGACCAGTCTATCCACAAGGACACcttcctcggcggcggcagcacgccgcaccgccatccGCACGGGCGTGACGTGGAGCTCTGCATCTCTGCCATGACGATGTCGgagaggcgcggcggcgcccacACGATGACGGCTGGAGACGCCAGCTTGTGGGACTTATCTGATGCGGCCATCACCACGAATGCCTGCGGGCCGGTTGATCACGAGATGCTGCAGTACACCGGCGGCATTCTTGGTGCCGGCGCCAgtgctggtgcagcggccgcggcggtccCGCCGTGCCTCTTTGATGCCGACGTTCGACCGGGAGGTCGGAGGGGTGGCGTTGTGTCTTCAGCTGCTAATAGTCGCTGTAGCACCGCCGAGGGCTTCGACAGCCGCACGAACTCCGTCAACCGATACCTCGGCCCTCAGTTTGAtcgcgcggcgacggcggtgcctcACTGCAACGATGGGCGGCCCGACAGCGCGGCCATGGGCGGGGCAATGCAGGAGCAGAAGCCGGATCCTAAGAAGAGCATCAAGTCCATCTGCGATTGTGTCTGCGAGGCCAAGGAGCCTCTCCAAGTGGTACCCGTTCGTCCagccggtggcgcggcggggGCATTGATTGACGTGGATGACGAGGGCGACTTctccgctcctgctgcaggcacgcgcacgcggatGCAATCACCACTGTACCAGTGA
- a CDS encoding 3'a2rel-related protein, whose amino-acid sequence MCPVPHQGLQRNRSPRVSTARMLQRALLLVALLCSFSLMTAVVTTPRGDGVHGTLCVSALHGAVLGRGKGLRAPPLTVPLLQPVALPHHTGSAVVVAAARADGDVDDIVTFSQAGDVFALEESASASVPSSSSSGVSPGANGRGSKAARAPETPASSSSSVEPLPRGSSAVSSLRRSLLLPSAADIVVVLVGEGDAGTELPPSSSAPPPDNFGTRRAPAMRLALLGLIALVVPAAIIALAMWCVCRRTRYKRKVKGLRLNGTRQPGEVDDVDMGNIVRGGDWLNLDAATPGRTKIGANGARFSILAPSTAACVRMDATFDPIGQQAAETRQRKRARRVAVAAAEAAVIPARGAGNGGSDGLASPVSGESGAAGPEMWSSDEEERSDGYSVNVGVSGGNVGVAGGSAQAHATSSVLPGTGATGAGASSGAGPHLRGGAVTSSVVTAVHPLDHDLHYFNETTRVLLGRYTAESGGGVPQMPPSALPGGGGAAEQSLRLASGNEAESGNAVVSKPKSVFEQILSFAVAPLQVGREFHQRGDNRDSCNVADSAGGPKALAAPVPRGRERAERHTEKEDLEEEHAFQDDEELDEEYKDEECGDYEGSSQRHSGGVYIPGA is encoded by the coding sequence ATGTGTCCCGTGCCTCATCAAGGGCTGCAGCGCAACCGCAGTCCTCGCGTCTCCACGGCGCGAATGCTTCAACGGGCGCTGTTGCTTGTGGCCCTGCTGTGCAGTTTCTCACTTatgacggcggtggtgacgacaccccgcggcgacggtgttCATGGCACTCTTTGCGTCTCTGCCTTACACGGCGCTGTattggggagggggaagggcctacgcgcgccaccgctcaCTGTGCCCTTGCTGCAGCCTGTAGCGCTACCGCACCATACGGGCTCCGCTGTTgtggtggccgccgcgcgggCTGACGGCGATGTTGACGACATCGTCACTTTTTCGCAAGCCGGCGATGTGTTCGCCTTGGAGGAGAGCGCTTCTGCATCCGTGCCGTCTTCCTCGAGCTCCGGCGTCAGCCCAGGCGCTAACGGGAGGGGCAGCAAAGCAGCAAGGGCTCCAGAGACCCCGgcttcctcgtcgtcgtccgtAGAGCCGTTGCCGCGGGGGTCGTCCGCGGTGTCATCGTTGAGGAGGTCGCTGTTATTGCCCTCAGCGGCCGACATTGTTGTCGTCTTGGTCGGTGAAGGCGACGCGGGCACAGAACTGCCCCCCTCATCGTCAGCACCCCCTCCCGACAACTTCGgcacgcgccgcgcacctgcgatgcgcctcgctctcctcggTCTCATCGCCCTCGTGGTGCCCGCTGCTATCATCGCCCTTGCCATGTGGtgcgtctgccgccgcacgcggTACAAGCGAAAGGTAAAGGGCTTGCGTCTCAACGGCACTCGTCAACCCGGCGAGGTGGATGACGTGGACATGGGCAACATTGTCAGGGGCGGCGATTGGCTGAACCTCGACGCTGCCACCCCAGGCAGAACTAAGATCGGCGCCAACGGCGCGCGTTTCTCCATTTTGGCGCCGTCGACCGCTGCTTGCGTTCGCATGGACGCCACGTTCGACCCGATCGGGCAGCAGGCCGCggagacgcggcagcgcaaaCGTGCCCGGCGGgtggctgtggctgctgccgaagcGGCCGTCATCCCGGCGAGGGGCGctggcaacggcggcagcgatggtCTTGCGAGCCCGGTAAGCGGTGAATCGGGCGCCGCAGGGCCGGAGATGTGGTCCAGCGATGAAGAGGAGCGTAGCGACGGCTATTCAGTGAACGTAGGCGTCAGTGGCGGCAACGTTGGGGTTGCGGGTGGCTCTGCCCAAGCGCATGCCACCTCGAGCGTTTTACCCGGCACTGGAGCCACGGGTGCCGGGGCTTCGTCTGGGGCTGGCCCGCACCTGAGGGGTGGCGCTGTCACCAGCTCCGTGGTAACCGCCGTTCATCCACTGGATCACGACCTGCACTACTTCAACGAGACgacgcgtgtgctgctgggTCGCTACACAGCAGAGAGCGGGGGTGGTGTGCCGCAgatgccgccgtcggcgttgccaggcggcggtggtgctgctgagcagAGCCTACGGCTAGCTTCGGGCAACGAGGCCGagagcggcaacgccgtcgtAAGCAAGCCCAAGTCGGTCTTTGAGCAGATTCTTTCGTTCGCcgttgcgccgctgcaggtaGGCCGTGAGTTCCATCAGCGCGGTGACAACAGGGATAGCTGCAATGTGGCAGACAGCGCTGGAGGGCCGAAAGCTCTGGCAGCGCCTGTGCCACGGGGCAGGGAGCGTGCTGAGCGGCACACCGAGAAGGAAGACTTGGAAGAGGAGCACGCCTTCCAGGATGACGAAGAGCTCGATGAGGAATACAAGGACGAGGAGTGCGGCGATTATGAAGGGTCGTCGCAACGCCACAGCGGTGGCGTGTACATCCCTGGCGCCTAA
- a CDS encoding prefoldin 5-like protein yields the protein MSINVYQLPIEQLEGLKEQLDNDVRSLGTAYDGLYNGRTRYQDNHDVVAQYHAVCENAAKTEAAQEVLVCMTSSLFVRGTVVPSDKVLVDVGTGYFLEQSMEHAKKYFLSRAAQIKESMDQVEKTIVLKQRQQNQVIDALQQKTMAMQRYHEEHGKE from the coding sequence ATGAGTATCAACGTCTATCAGCTACCCATTGAGCAGCTCGAAGGCCTCAAGGAGCAGCTTGACAATGATGTGCGTAGTCTTGGGACGGCTTACGACGGCCTCTACAACGGACGCACTCGCTACCAGGACAACCACGACGTGGTTGCGCAGTACCATGCCGTTTGCGAGAACGCCGCCAAgacggaagcggcgcaggaggtgctCGTGTGCATGACATCGTCGCTCTTTGTGCGCGGCACCGTTGTGCCGAGCGACAAGGTATTGGTGGACGTCGGCACCGGCTACTTCCTGGAGCAGTCGATGGAACACGCGAAGAAGTACTTCCTATCTCGCGCGGCGCAAATCAAGGAGAGCATGGACCAGGTAGAGAAGACGATCGTGttgaagcagcggcagcaaaATCAGGTCATCGACGCACTCCAGCAGAAGACAATGGCGATGCAGCGTTACCATGAGGAGCACGGGAAGGAgtag